A genome region from Eremothecium cymbalariae DBVPG#7215 chromosome 4, complete sequence includes the following:
- the RGP1 gene encoding Rgp1p (similar to Ashbya gossypii AGL179C), giving the protein MHLHKIDTVLVKDNVRLDVLYESNPFAMGEAISLIIRLRHLGSAKADRQSMEKLQELEELRTEKHQQQGEDHTSWFMSNIWNSLNQEQRFKDEDHIKCINAWEKQKAYNKPVEFFSFYVQILGSFKYNANVVDAKRFQHTSKLVGVEPRTSEEKTRSERSNMDEIEKFVNTNMNGLSHAATQIDGGREGEQNQMDVPILVIPQTLLFTELTLNPGDLKVFHFKSAKLPLSLPHSYSMSKNFNISYVLQIGGITETTVPMTTVAFKFPLSICSYIDNRGCQYVSTLDQSTVILPPGHTKEISESKRRRTTSSIAATFPKRKSSVQSAEDINGYLKRQSDIKKEFRDLISNEENAGGEFDELTEKLLKFQFGDNIDSDHENVDDMSKLLDNKMHRALRSNIQLLKSNLASMSLPNIEPTGDSIQSVLNNLKKDYVVNRNGEMVCKINLSKLLYFKSEDIDLIIEFPGESKHKITAVTTTLEMVEVINHRFLRDKSRTKSKAITYPLYSTHSICFGECEKVPIKLLTYRSPSNIPLCQFITNVFQVKFMISFKFVLVDVENSSTLVEFYKDKHGKLFRAKDHLEGEEFTFYVPLTVLPTDKQFGGW; this is encoded by the coding sequence ATGCATTTGCATAAAATTGATACAGTGTTGGTTAAAGATAATGTACGGTTAGATGTTTTGTATGAGTCGAACCCGTTTGCCATGGGTGAGGCAATATCACTGATAATCAGGCTTAGACACTTGGGTTCAGCGAAGGCCGATCGTCAATCGATGGAGAAACTGCAGGAATTGGAGGAATTAAGGACTGAGAAACATCAGCAGCAGGGTGAGGATCACACGTCATGGTTTATGAGtaatatttggaacagtTTAAACCAGGAGCAGCGTTTCAAAGACGAAGACCACATAAAATGCATCAATGCATGGGAGAAGCAGAAAGCGTATAACAAACCGGTAGAGTTTTTCTCGTTTTATGTCCAGATATTGGGGTCATTTAAGTATAATGCTAATGTGGTTGATGCAAAGAGGTTTCAACATACGAGCAAACTTGTTGGGGTGGAACCACGGACCTCTGAAGAGAAAACCCGAAGTGAGCGTTCTAACATGGATGAAATAGAAAAGTTTGTAAATACTAATATGAATGGTCTGTCGCATGCTGCAACGCAGATTGATGGGGGGAGAGAGGGTGAGCAGAACCAGATGGATGTTCCGATTCTTGTGATTCCGCAGACTTTGTTGTTTACTGAGCTTACATTAAATCCTGGAGATTTAAAAGTATTTCATTTCAAGTCGGCTAAACTACCATTGTCATTGCCACATTCATACTCCATGAGCAAGAATTTCAACATTTCATatgttcttcaaattggTGGAATAACGGAAACTACTGTTCCGATGACTACAGTTGCATTTAAATTTCCCTTGAGCATTTGTTcatatattgataataGAGGATGTCAGTATGTTTCCACCTTGGATCAGAGTACTGTTATTCTACCTCCTGGCCATACTAAAGAGATTAGTGAGTCCAAGCGAAGAAGAACAACATCAAGTATAGCTGCTACATTTCCTAAACGCAAAAGCTCTGTTCAATCAGCTGAGGATATAAATGGATATTTGAAACGGCAAAGTGATATCAAGAAAGAGTTCAGGGATTTAATTTctaatgaagaaaacgCTGGTGGTGAGTTTGATGAACTGACCGAGAAACTGTTGAAGTTCCAATTTGGTGATAACATTGACAGCGATCATGAAAATGTAGATGACATGTCCAAGCTCCTAGATAACAAGATGCACAGGGCTCTGCGCTCAAATATACAACTATTGAAGAGTAACCTAGCTTCTATGTCGTTGCCCAACATTGAACCAACTGGTGATAGTATTCAATCAGTGTTGAATAATCTGAAGAAGGACTATGTTGTGAATAGAAACGGAGAAATGGTTTGCAAGATAAATTTGTCAAAACtgttatattttaaatccGAAGACATTGATTTAATAATCGAATTCCCGGGTGAATCTAAACATAAAATTACTGCGGTTACAACAACGCTAGAGATGGTGGAAGTCATAAATCACCGTTTTTTACGTGATAAGTCTCGGACTAAATCTAAGGCAATAACTTACCCATTGTATTCCACTCATTCAATATGCTTTGGTGAATGTGAAAAGGTGCCAATTAAGCTGTTGACGTATCGTTCTCCATCAAACATTCCACTTTGTCAGTTTATTACCAATGTCTTTCAAGTCAAGTTTATGATCtcttttaaatttgtaCTTGTTGATGTAGAAAATAGCAGTACATTGGTGGAATTCTATAAGGATAAGCACGGCAAGTTGTTTCGAGCTAAAGACCATCTAGAAGGTGAAGAATTTACTTTCTATGTCCCATTAACCGTACTACCTACAGATAAGCAATTTGGCGGTTGGTAG
- the RPA14 gene encoding DNA-directed RNA polymerase I subunit RPA14 (similar to Ashbya gossypii AGL176W), translated as MLKGNRRPAVNSLNHPVAIHAVGKPEHFSKSEALKFLSDFIESKESTHSFMLNSEANDVAVRSGGISGDITVDTSLSSVLPQLKRIERDLKGLPPAILEGTEQGEDEYPKRLVTKSLTGGTKRKFEDEDRGTATTTMSPDPIDEHSALSSTLADENSADEDDSVGSVAKKVRN; from the coding sequence ATGCTCAAGGGTAACAGAAGGCCTGCGGTTAACTCTTTGAACCATCCGGTTGCTATTCATGCGGTCGGAAAGCCTGAGCATTTCAGCAAGTCAGAGGCGTTGAAATTTCTGTCTGATTTCATAGAATCGAAGGAGAGTACGCATAGTTTCATGCTGAATTCTGAGGCGAATGATGTTGCGGTAAGGTCTGGAGGTATTTCTGGGGATATTACGGTTGATACGAGTTTGTCTAGTGTGCTGCCTCAGTTGAAACGGATTGAGAGGGATTTAAAGGGCTTACCGCCTGCGATTTTGGAGGGTACTGAACAGGGGGAGGATGAATATCCTAAGAGGCTAGTGACCAAGAGTTTGACGGGTGGCACTAAGAGAAAgtttgaggatgaggatCGAGGAACGGCTACAACCACGATGAGTCCTGATCCTATAGATGAGCATTCGGCGCTGAGTTCTACACTTGCTGATGAGAATAGTGCAGATGAGGATGACAGTGTGGGATCTGTTGCAAAGAAAGTAAGGAATTAG
- the HOM2 gene encoding aspartate-semialdehyde dehydrogenase (similar to Ashbya gossypii AGL175W): MSSKKVAGVLGATGSVGQRFILLLADHVDFELKVLGASSRSAGKKFVDAVNWKQTELIPEFAKDITVSECSPEAFGDCDVVFSGLDAEYAGPIEKAFADAGLPVISNAKNYRREPDVPLVVPIVNPEHLDIVANKLSSLKAAGKSKPGFIVCISNCSTAGLVAPLKPLIEKFGPIEALTTTTLQAISGAGFSPGVPGIDILDNIIPYIGGEEDKIEWETKKILAPLSEDKKSVVLLTDDEMKVSAQCNRVAVSDGHTECISLKFKNRPAPSVEQVKQCLKEYVCEASKLGCHSAPKQTIHVLEQNDRPQPRLDRNRDQGYGVSVGRIREDSVLDFKMVVLSHNTVIGAAGAGILIAELLVVKNLI; the protein is encoded by the coding sequence ATGAGTTCTAAGAAAGTTGCTGGTGTCTTGGGTGCTACTGGTTCTGTTGGACAAAGATTTATCTTACTGTTGGCTGACCATGTTGACTTTGAATTAAAAGTCTTGGGAGCATCTTCGAGGTCTGCAGGAAAGAAATTTGTGGATGCAGTTAACTGGAAGCAGACGGAATTGATACCTGAGTTTGCAAAGGATATCACTGTTTCAGAATGTAGCCCAGAAGCATTCGGTGATTGTGATGTTGTATTCTCTGGTTTGGATGCTGAATATGCTGGTCCGATAGAAAAAGCCTTTGCTGACGCAGGCTTGCCAGTTATTTCCAATGCTAAGAATTACAGGAGGGAACCAGATGTCCCCCTTGTCGTTCCAATTGTTAATCCAGAGCATTTAGATATTGTTGCAAATAAGTTAAGTAGCTTGAAGGCTGCAGGAAAGTCAAAACCAGGATTTATTGTGTGCATTTCTAACTGCTCCACTGCTGGCCTTGTTGCTCCTCTAAAACCGTTAATTGAGAAATTTGGTCCTATCGAGGCTTTAACTACAACTACGCTACAAGCTATATCTGGCGCTGGCTTCTCTCCAGGTGTCCCAGGTATCGATATACTGGACAATATTATTCCATACATTGGAGGTGAAGAGGATAAGATTGAATGGGAAACCAAAAAGATTTTAGCGCCTTTGAGTGAAGACAAAAAGTCTGTTGTGTTATTGACTGACGATGAGATGAAGGTTTCTGCACAGTGTAACAGAGTTGCTGTGTCTGATGGTCATACCGAATGtatttcattaaaattCAAGAATAGACCAGCACCATCAGTTGAGCAAGTCAAACAATGTCTAAAAGAATATGTGTGCGAAGCTTCTAAGTTAGGTTGTCACTCTGCGCCAAAGCAAACAATCCATGTTCTCGAGCAGAATGATAGGCCTCAGCCAAGATTAGATAGGAACAGGGACCAAGGCTATGGCGTGTCAGTTGGCAGAATCAGAGAGGACTCCGTCTTAGACTTTAAGATGGTTGTGTTATCGCACAACACAGTTATTGGTGCTGCTGGCGCTGGTATATTGATTGCCGAGTTACTCGTAGTTAAAAATTTGATTTGA
- the AVL9 gene encoding Avl9p (similar to Ashbya gossypii AGL180W), whose product MAKKLDKLCSNIVFGVALVDFHHTRGPEVEHWYSDELKDCTWANLPFQALPDGSHSFEETFTYFTLLYDEENNLGLNGIDEVDDINFNSCTTLFAISCSRQIKTDDLLNKGDDVTRSTVQKSLAVISRIPIFGQIKDKLSIVTNALFMQRDFTDTSIIYTLYQNLKSMFCSSMSIDECNLFVGLSLRKVIHEFKRDILVILKAVLLEKKIIFYGSNVEELCGLQFGFISLIPSLISNLGDCGSPSLNKYETGLKTCDSFKSSDRKSVLRFLGFPLQIFGKGGLFSPYTPLQQLSDLTSSKTQWYVIGTSNSLLLEQKHNLADLLVNVDSRTVELVSEDKVLNEALQLSHQDRKWMDLLIQNINNTWNEYDLTTPSTFQFEGSEDFIRWQFEEYLTGLMSSVKLDGFLTRNSGNEMNTRLLPTSYIQEDPTQPFNPTWIQLWRQTQNYKMFYIFTDDRLFDLFEPKHVYNGVDPAVAWQRRFIKSLRILNRESKSTTPEVMPNEVKNSETRLPETNSSLDERKDNENIRHNGSGWYSWKDYFNSRSKKRDDEEFISSPKNISVAVASDIGIGSALAGLGLKSPERTASPSINAMPEILSLPKDMVENPWK is encoded by the coding sequence ATGGCTAAGAAGCTTGATAAATTGTGTTCGAATATAGTATTTGGTGTTGCATTAGTAGATTTTCATCATACAAGAGGGCCAGAAGTGGAACATTGGTATAGCGATGAATTAAAGGATTGTACATGGGCCAATCTACCGTTTCAGGCACTACCAGATGGTTCGCATTCATTTGAGGAAACTTTTACCTACTTTACACTACTATATGACGAAGAGAATAATTTAGGTTTAAATGGGAtagatgaagttgatgatatAAACTTTAATTCATGTACAACACTCTTTGCAATTTCATGCTCAAGACAAATAAAGACCGATGACCTTCTAAACAAGGGAGATGATGTAACGCGATCCACGGTGCAGAAGTCTTTGGCTGTTATTTCCAGGATTCCTATATTCGGGCAGATTAAGGATAAGTTGAGCATTGTGACGAATGCATTGTTTATGCAGCGGGATTTTACCGACACATCTATTATTTACACATTGTATCAAAACTTAAAAAGCATGTTTTGTTCCTCTATGAGCATTGATGAGTGCAATTTATTTGTTGGATTGAGTTTACGAAAAGTGATTCATGAATTCAAAAGGGATATTCTTGTGATTTTAAAAGCGGTTCTTctagaaaagaagataatattttatGGAAGCAATGTAGAAGAGTTGTGTGGTTTGCAATTCGGATTTATTAGTTTAATCCCAAGTTTGATATCAAACCTTGGGGACTGTGGTTCTCCATCTTTGAACAAATACGAAACTGGCTTAAAAACTTGCGATTCATTTAAGTCCAGTGATAGGAAATCAGTCCTACGATTCTTAGGATTCCCATTGCAGATATTTGGTAAAGGAGGGTTGTTCTCACCATATACCCCATTACAACAATTGAGCGATTTGACTTCATCAAAGACACAATGGTATGTTATTGGCACTTCAAACAGTTTGCTTTTGGAACAAAAACATAATTTGGCTGATTTATTAGTTAACGTTGACAGTAGGACTGTGGAGTTAGTTTCAGAAGATAAAGTATTAAATGAAGCTTTGCAGCTCTCTCACCAGGATAGAAAGTGGATGGACTTGcttatccaaaatattaataatactTGGAACGAATATGACTTAACTACACCTTCTACTTTCCAATTTGAAGGTAGTGAAGATTTTATTCGATGGcagtttgaagaatatttgaCCGGCTTGATGTCTTCGGTTAAGTTAGACGGATTTCTAACGAGGAATTCTGGAAATGAAATGAATACGCGGTTACTTCCCACTTCTtatattcaagaagatCCTACTCAGCCGTTCAATCCCACCTGGATACAACTATGGAGGCAAACACAGAATTATAAAATGTTTTACATATTTACTGATGATCGGttatttgatctttttgaGCCAAAGCATGTATACAACGGAGTTGATCCCGCTGTTGCATGGCAACGAAGATTTATTAAATCGCTCAGGATACTAAATCGTGAGAGTAAATCGACCACTCCTGAAGTAATGCCCAACGAAGTTAAAAATTCGGAGACAAGACTACCTGAAACGAACTCATCTTTAGATGAGAGAAAGGATAACGAAAACATAAGGCATAATGGCTCTGGTTGGTACTCATGGAAAGACTACTTCAACtcaagatcaaaaaaacGGGACGATGAAGAATTCATATCATCACCGAAAAATATTTCCGTAGCTGTTGCATCTGATATAGGCATTGGTAGCGCCTTAGCTGGTCTGGGGTTAAAATCCCCTGAAAGAACCGCCTCTCCTTCGATTAATGCTATGCCAGAAATACTATCTTTGCCGAAGGACATGGTGGAGAATCCATGGAAATGA
- the HPR1 gene encoding Hpr1p (similar to Ashbya gossypii AGL181C) has translation MVSRMIDYEVVLDDCVEYLSKNIFLQVPTSAISVPVNESLLGPKELLNGEWVALSEIDDMQVRKDMELSAFRRLVLEVTRFSEGEDETHNDLNKLAVILDCVHAIQCSSKHRGDASWAGTWANLYFDLTKIVMQFLQFPSSFLSFFPYFESRLQWYLQGQEMEQFSYGDNKLTSGIKLPLSRLLYYCNELIRHLEAQSKLNTPLHYVIINKIQWFISQLLPISENCNYNKKGQILSQFPETLWSNKHSRGLSSRSPSLFADWNYFLEEFIFDPMNIMLSPVRDRQGFEEYTNDIVEFLLEKESEYYKRLSEVIQQPNLIRQDIHKNFIASQFVRNNYIEPQDTRNMISETKVEFWKVFVHNDESMNGIMHPLPLELSIFDEQNFLNQLETVELDFFRKNMLMQIAISFNMVDTILRDKATLKAYTARYKNAHYDRIFPPDPPTLFKFFYSTANKIKEFYKQKDYEFYEILIELLHSDESFLAAKSKNMAPFKEIKWNCKPIDGKPSFDYEFKKFGFIKLGNKKVNDIWKIESGLDRARILSKANEINPSAVYNKLQEEFQNSNVKNSQNSGTDGSILKQWQLLRSLRSQYLFEFNTIDETTGIAGLFDPNLAKNSKENKAKNTNSYFEKELNNHRELLEQAQKYFEKETIKAVKSEEDSNSRKRRLDDDDISEEDSDSRPGSKKVKTDLIVKNIDLTEPENTNVPSDLTNEKSSTEIEAKAEDDQLVNPKSESRGTGNELEHEEDDEAVPEC, from the coding sequence ATGGTATCTAGAATGATAGATTACGAGGTAGTGCTGGATGACTGCGTGGAATATTTGTcaaagaatatatttttgCAAGTTCCCACTTCTGCGATTTCTGTTCCTGTGAATGAATCTCTACTTGGACCTAAGGAATTATTAAATGGGGAATGGGTTGCCCTTTCTGAGATTGATGATATGCAGGTTAGGAAGGATATGGAACTATCTGCATTTAGGAGGCTGGTATTGGAGGTCACTAGGTTTTCTGAGGGTGAAGATGAAACGCACAATGATCTGAATAAGTTAGCCGTAATACTAGATTGTGTCCATGCAATCCAGTGTTCTTCGAAACATAGAGGAGATGCAAGTTGGGCTGGGACGTGGGCgaatttatattttgatctGACTAAGATTGTTATGCAATTTTTGCAgtttccttcttcatttttgtCTTTCTTCCCATATTTTGAGTCCCGTTTGCAATGGTATCTACAGGGTCAAGAGATGGAGCAGTTTTCTTACGGGGATAATAAGCTAACTTCAGGTATTAAATTACCGCTTTCGAGGCTGCTATACTATTGCAATGAGTTAATCAGACATCTGGAAGCACAATCCAAGTTGAATACTCCGCTGCACtatgtaataataaacaaaatacaGTGGTTTATTTCTCAATTACTGCCAATCAGTGAGAATTGTAATTACAATAAAAAGGGTCAAATATTAAGCCAATTTCCAGAGACATTGTGGTCAAACAAGCATTCTAGAGGGTTGAGTTCGCGCTCTCCCTCATTGTTTGCTGACTGGAATTACTTTCTGGAAGAATTTATCTTTGATCCAATGAACATTATGTTATCGCCTGTGAGAGATAGACAAGgctttgaagaatacaCAAATGACATTGTTGAATTCCTTCTAGAAAAGGAATCGGAATATTATAAGAGACTCAGTGAGGTGATTCAGCAACCGAATCTTATTAGGCAAGATATCCATAAGAATTTCATTGCCAGTCAGTTTGTTAGAAATAACTATATTGAACCCCAAGATACAAGAAATATGATATCTGAAACAAAGGTGGagttttggaaagtttTTGTGCATAATGATGAGTCTATGAACGGTATAATGCATCCCTTACCATTAGAATTGAGTATTTTCGACGAGCAGAATTTCCTGAATCAATTGGAAACTGTTGAGTTAGACTTTTTTAGGAAAAATATGCTTATGCAAATTGCTATCTCGTTTAATATGGTGGACACAATTTTACGTGATAAAGCTACATTAAAAGCATATACTGCTCGTTATAAAAATGCCCACTATGACCGAATTTTTCCACCAGATCCACCAACATTATTTAAGTTCTTCTACAGTACCGCAAACAAGATAAAGGAATTTTATAAGCAGAAAGACTATGAATTCTATGAAATTTTAATCGAGTTGCTTCATTCGGATGAATCCTTTCTAGCGGCAAAATCAAAGAACATGGCTCCtttcaaagaaatcaaatGGAACTGCAAGCCAATAGATGGAAAGCCTTCTTTTGATTATGAGTTCAAAAAATTTGGGTTTATAAAACTAGGAAATAAAAAGGTTAATGATATATGGAAAATTGAATCTGGTTTGGATCGTGCAAGAATTCTTTCCAAAGCTAATGAGATAAACCCATCTGCAGTGTATAATAAGCTACAGgaagaattccaaaattctAATGTTAAAAATTCGCAGAATTCTGGAACTGACGGCAGCATATTAAAACAGTGGCAACTGTTACGTTCATTGAGATCCCAgtatttatttgaattcaaCACAATCGACGAGACTACTGGAATAGCTGGTTTATTTGACCCAAATTTGGCCAAAAATTCTAAGGAAAACAAAGCAAAGAATACAAATTCGTATTTCGAGAAGGAATTGAATAATCATCGTGAACTTTTAGAACAAGCccagaaatattttgagaAGGAAACCATCAAAGCCGTGaaatctgaagaagatagTAATTCTAGGAAGAGAAGGTTGGATGACGACGATATTTCCGAAGAAGATAGTGATTCTCGCCCAGGGTCGAAGAAAGTTAAGACAGATTTAATtgttaaaaatattgacTTGACTGAGCCTGAAAATACTAACGTCCCTTCTGACCTGACCAATGAAAAATCTTCTACAGAAATTGAAGCTAAGGCGGAAGACGACCAACTTGTTAATCCAAAGTCAGAGTCTAGAGGAACTGGGAATGAATTGGAAcatgaagaagatgacgaAGCAGTTCCTGAATGTTAG
- the CPR1 gene encoding peptidylprolyl isomerase CPR1 (similar to Ashbya gossypii AGL177C) has protein sequence MSKVFFDVEVDGQPLGRIVFQLYNDVTPKTAENFRALCTGEKGFGYTGCPFHRVIPDFMLQGGDFTHGTGVGGKSIYGGKFPDENFVKKHDKPGLLSMANAGPNTNGSQFFITTVPCPWLNNKHVVFGEVTEGMDVVKKIESLGSSSGATGARIIIGKSGEL, from the coding sequence ATGTCTAAAGTGTTCTTCGATGTCGAAGTTGATGGCCAACCATTGGGTAGAATTGTGTTCCAGTTGTACAACGATGTGACTCCAAAAACGGCAGAAAATTTCAGAGCCCTCTGTACTGGTGAGAAGGGGTTCGGTTATACTGGATGCCCATTCCACAGAGTGATCCCAGACTTCATGTTGCAAGGTGGTGATTTCACCCACGGTACTGGTGTTGGTGGCAAGTCGATCTACGGCGGGAAATTCCCAGATGAGAATTTTGTCAAGAAGCACGACAAGCCAGGTTTGTTGTCTATGGCGAACGCTGGTCCAAACACCAACGGTTctcaatttttcatcacCACTGTGCCATGTCCATGGTTGAACAACAAGCACGTGGTGTTCGGTGAAGTGACCGAGGGTATGGATGTTGTTAAGAAGATTGAGTCTTTGGGTTCTTCTTCCGGTGCAACCGGGGCTCGGATCATAATTGGGAAGTCTGGTGAGCTATAA